Proteins from one Phocoena phocoena chromosome 7, mPhoPho1.1, whole genome shotgun sequence genomic window:
- the LOC136125459 gene encoding LOW QUALITY PROTEIN: olfactory receptor 6B2-like (The sequence of the model RefSeq protein was modified relative to this genomic sequence to represent the inferred CDS: inserted 1 base in 1 codon): MDERGPGVTEMPSRGDVWGLSGDSGKQESPEERGRETHPSGRATALVFEDPVCPGAATTLGENVTEVSAFTLVGFLTAPAASLFVLVENLAVILTIWGSSSLHRPMHYFPGILSSLEIWYVSDTIPKMLGGFLMQRGRISFIGCMTQLYFFNSLMCTGCVLLASMACDRYQAIMTMGLCVQLVAFAFVSGFAISVIKVYSISSTTFCGSNVLXHVFCDISPILKLARTDFSTAELVGFVLTFSILVFPLMATMLSYGHITLAVPRVPSATGRRRAFSTCASYLTVVTIFYTASIFMYVWPQAMDSRSSNKLISAVYTVLTPVINPLIYCLRNKEFKDALKKALDLGQLSQ; the protein is encoded by the exons ATGGACGAGAGGGGTCCAGGCGTGACAGAGATGCCAAGTCGCGGGGACGTCTGGGGACTCAGCGGAGACAGCGGCAAACAGGAGAGCCCGGAGGAGAGAGGGCGGGAAAC ACATCCCTCGGGAAGAGCCACAGCCTTGGTGTTTGAGGACCCGGTGTGTCCTGGTGCTGCCACGACCTTGG GGGAGAACGTGACCGAGGTCAGCGCCTTCACGCTGGTGGGCTTCCTCACGGCCCCGGCTGCCTCCCTTTTCGTGCTGGTGGAGAACCTGGCCGTCATCCTCACCATCTGGGGCAGCTCCTCCCTCCACAGGCCCATGCACTACTTTCCGGGCATCCTGTCGTCCCTGGAGATCTGGTACGTGTCTGACACCATCCCTAAGATGCTGGGCGGCTTCCTCATGCAGCGGGGACGCATCTCCTTCATTGGCTGCATGACTCAGCTCTACTTCTTCAACTCCCTGATGTGCACCGGGTGTGTGCTCCTGGCCTCCATGGCCTGCGACCGCTACCAAGCCATCATGACCATGGGGCTGTGTGTCCAGCTGGTGGCCTTCGCCTTCGTGAGTGGCTTCGCCATCTCTGTGATCAAGGTCTACTCTATCTCCAGCACCACGTTCTGTGGCTCCAATGTCC AGCACGTCTTCTGTGACATCTCCCCCATCCTCAAGCTGGCCCGCACGGACTTCTCGACCGCCGAGCTGGTCGGCTTTGTCCTGACCTTCAGCATCCTGGTGTTCCCGCTCATGGCCACCATGCTTTCCTACGGACACATCACCCTGGCCGTCCCGCGCGTCCCCTCGGCCACGGGCCGTCGGCGAGCCTTCTCCACCTGCGCCTCCTACCTCACCGTGGTCACCATCTTCTACACGGCCTCGATATTCATGTACGTCTGGCCCCAGGCCATGGATTCCCGGAGCTCCAACAAGCTCATCTCTGCTGTTTACACCGTCCTCACCCCAGTCATCAACCCCTTGATCTACTGTCTGAGGAACAAAGAATTCAAGGATGCTCTGAAAAAGGCTCTGGACTTAGGTCAACTTTCACAGTAG